A window from Pseudomonas campi encodes these proteins:
- a CDS encoding ANTAR domain-containing response regulator codes for MLRILLINDTPKKVGRLKSALIEAGFEVIDESGLTIDLPERVEAVRPDVVLIDTESPGRDVMEQVVLVTRDQPRPIVMFTDEHDPSVMRQAIQSGVSAYIVEGIHAERLQPILDVAMARFESDQALRAQLVARDEQLAERKRIELAKGLLMKMKSCNEEDAYTLMRRQAMSRQQKLIQVAEQIIAMHDMLGN; via the coding sequence ATGCTACGAATTCTGCTGATCAACGACACCCCGAAGAAGGTCGGACGCCTGAAGAGCGCCCTGATCGAGGCGGGCTTCGAGGTCATCGACGAGTCGGGGCTGACCATCGACCTGCCCGAGCGCGTCGAGGCCGTGCGCCCCGACGTGGTGCTGATCGATACCGAGTCCCCCGGCCGCGACGTGATGGAACAGGTGGTGCTGGTGACCCGCGATCAGCCGCGCCCGATCGTCATGTTCACCGACGAGCACGACCCCAGCGTGATGCGCCAGGCCATCCAGTCCGGCGTCAGCGCTTACATCGTCGAGGGAATCCATGCCGAGCGCCTGCAGCCGATCCTCGACGTGGCCATGGCCCGCTTCGAGAGCGACCAGGCCCTGCGCGCGCAACTGGTGGCACGCGACGAGCAACTGGCCGAACGCAAGCGCATCGAACTGGCCAAGGGCCTGTTGATGAAGATGAAGAGCTGCAACGAGGAAGATGCCTACACCCTGATGCGCCGCCAGGCCATGAGCCGTCAGCAGAAGCTGATCCAGGTGGCCGAACAGATCATCGCCATGCATGACATGCTCGGTAACTGA
- a CDS encoding pyridoxal phosphate-dependent decarboxylase family protein: MPTSHEERQLLAEADRRALGYYDGIDSRPVFPPPSAIAALQAFEQPLPEQGLADQEVLRQLDEIGSPATVASNGPRYFGFVIGATLPAAAAERMVLAWDQCASSFDNAPVADVLERTAGRWVLEALDLPRSSAVGFGTSATACTLASLSAARRALLARKGWDFDGDGLSGAPEVRVVVSATCHITVKKALRILGFGMNRLIIAPTDAQGRIDPAQLPTLDDLSILCLQAGEVNTGEFDPFAELIPRAKAAGAWVHVDGAFGLWARASSSAHLATGVELADSWTCDGHKWLNTPYDGAMAICRDADALATAMNSDAAYASASKDAQKNLTLEFSRRARGVAIWAALASLGRDGLRELIDRHIRQAGQLAERLRDGGYPVLNRVVLNQVLVRGDNDAQTVAIREAAQASGEVWFGPTIWQGRPAFRLSVSSWRTTDADIELLADLLLRLKRQIPV; the protein is encoded by the coding sequence ATGCCCACCAGCCACGAAGAACGCCAGTTACTGGCCGAAGCGGATCGCCGCGCCCTCGGCTATTACGATGGCATCGACAGCCGTCCGGTCTTCCCCCCGCCTTCCGCCATCGCTGCCTTGCAGGCCTTCGAGCAGCCGCTGCCCGAACAGGGCCTGGCCGACCAAGAGGTGCTGCGCCAGCTGGATGAAATCGGCTCACCGGCCACCGTGGCCAGCAACGGCCCGCGCTACTTCGGCTTCGTCATCGGCGCCACCCTGCCCGCTGCCGCCGCGGAACGCATGGTGTTGGCCTGGGACCAGTGCGCCTCCTCCTTCGACAATGCGCCGGTCGCCGATGTGCTGGAGCGCACGGCCGGACGCTGGGTGCTGGAGGCCCTCGATCTGCCCCGCAGCAGCGCCGTCGGTTTCGGCACCAGCGCCACCGCTTGCACCCTGGCCAGCCTGTCAGCCGCCCGCCGCGCGCTGCTGGCACGCAAGGGCTGGGACTTCGATGGCGATGGCCTGAGCGGTGCGCCGGAAGTGCGCGTGGTGGTCTCCGCCACTTGTCATATCACGGTGAAGAAGGCTCTGCGCATCCTCGGCTTCGGCATGAACCGGCTGATCATCGCCCCCACCGATGCCCAGGGCCGCATCGACCCGGCGCAGCTGCCGACCCTGGATGACCTGAGCATCCTCTGCCTGCAGGCCGGCGAGGTGAACACCGGCGAATTCGACCCCTTCGCCGAGCTGATCCCCAGAGCCAAAGCCGCCGGCGCCTGGGTGCATGTGGACGGCGCCTTCGGCCTATGGGCCCGTGCCTCCTCTTCTGCGCATCTGGCCACTGGCGTGGAGCTGGCCGACAGCTGGACCTGCGACGGCCACAAGTGGCTGAACACCCCCTACGACGGCGCCATGGCCATCTGCCGTGACGCGGATGCCCTGGCCACGGCGATGAACAGCGACGCCGCCTATGCCAGCGCGAGCAAGGACGCGCAGAAGAACCTGACCCTGGAGTTCTCTCGCCGCGCCCGCGGCGTGGCGATCTGGGCGGCCCTGGCCAGCCTCGGCCGCGACGGCCTGCGCGAACTGATCGACCGGCATATTCGCCAAGCCGGCCAGCTGGCCGAGCGCCTGCGCGATGGCGGTTACCCCGTGCTCAATCGCGTGGTGCTCAACCAGGTGTTGGTGCGCGGCGATAACGACGCACAGACCGTGGCCATCCGCGAGGCGGCGCAGGCCAGCGGTGAGGTCTGGTTCGGCCCGACGATTTGGCAGGGCCGTCCGGCCTTTCGCCTCAGCGTCTCGTCGTGGCGCACCACGGATGCCGATATCGAGCTGCTGGCCGACCTGCTGCTGCGCCTGAAGCGGCAGATTCCAGTGTGA
- the alaC gene encoding alanine transaminase has protein sequence MAEQAKRRFARIDRLPPYVFNITAELKMAARRRGEDIIDFSMGNPDGATPPHIVEKLVQVAQRDDTHGYSTSRGIPRLRRAISRWYKDRYDVEIDPESEAIVTIGSKEGLAHLMLATLDHGDTVLVPNPSYPIHIYGAVIAGAQVRSVPLVPGVDFFAELERAIRESIPKPKMMILGFPSNPTAQCVELDFFERVVALAKQYDVLVIHDLAYADIVYDGWKAPSIMQVEGAKDIAVEFFTLSKSYNMAGWRIGFMVGNPELVSALARIKSYHDYGTFTPLQVAAIAALEGDQQCVRDIAEQYRQRRNMLVKGLHEAGWMVENPKASMYIWAKIPEPYAHLGSLEFAKKLLLEAKVCVSPGIGFGDYGDDHVRFALIENQDRTRQAIRGIKAMFRADGLVQAPASKSRSKADS, from the coding sequence ATGGCTGAACAAGCTAAGCGCCGTTTTGCGCGCATCGATCGTCTCCCCCCCTACGTTTTCAACATCACTGCCGAACTGAAGATGGCCGCCCGCCGCCGTGGCGAGGACATCATCGACTTCAGCATGGGCAACCCCGATGGCGCCACGCCACCGCATATCGTCGAGAAACTGGTGCAGGTCGCCCAGCGCGACGACACCCACGGTTACTCCACCTCGCGCGGCATTCCACGCCTGCGCCGGGCCATTTCGCGCTGGTACAAGGATCGCTACGACGTCGAGATCGACCCGGAAAGCGAAGCCATCGTCACCATCGGCTCCAAGGAAGGCCTGGCGCACCTGATGCTGGCCACCCTGGACCATGGCGACACCGTGCTGGTGCCCAACCCCAGCTACCCGATCCACATCTATGGCGCGGTGATCGCCGGCGCCCAGGTGCGTTCGGTACCGCTGGTGCCCGGCGTGGACTTCTTCGCCGAGCTAGAGCGGGCAATTCGCGAGTCGATCCCCAAGCCGAAGATGATGATCCTCGGCTTCCCCTCCAACCCCACCGCGCAGTGCGTGGAGCTGGATTTCTTCGAGCGCGTGGTGGCCCTGGCCAAGCAGTACGACGTGCTGGTGATCCACGACCTGGCCTACGCCGACATCGTCTACGACGGCTGGAAGGCCCCGTCGATCATGCAGGTGGAAGGTGCCAAGGACATCGCCGTAGAGTTCTTCACCCTGTCCAAGAGCTACAACATGGCCGGCTGGCGCATCGGCTTCATGGTCGGCAACCCGGAACTGGTCAGCGCCCTGGCGCGGATCAAGAGCTACCACGACTACGGCACCTTCACCCCGCTGCAGGTGGCGGCCATCGCGGCCCTGGAAGGCGACCAGCAGTGCGTGCGCGATATCGCCGAGCAGTACCGCCAACGCCGCAACATGCTGGTCAAGGGCCTGCATGAAGCCGGCTGGATGGTGGAGAATCCCAAGGCCTCGATGTACATCTGGGCCAAGATTCCCGAGCCCTATGCGCACCTCGGCTCGCTGGAGTTCGCCAAGAAGCTGCTGCTGGAAGCCAAGGTCTGCGTCTCACCGGGTATCGGCTTCGGCGACTACGGCGACGACCATGTGCGCTTCGCCCTGATCGAGAACCAGGACCGCACCCGCCAGGCCATCCGCGGGATCAAGGCGATGTTCCGCGCCGATGGCCTGGTGCAGGCACCCGCCAGCAAATCGCGCAGCAAGGCTGATAGCTGA
- a CDS encoding transcriptional regulator translates to MQDVLLLKNKVNQMPLESVRAMVEELHLEGLVTGSKTPFTRVHFNTCFAEIEALLQRAGYHRQLDVVGYQGQAYALFDPARWEAVEVLRWLKDFVEEAQMQPAS, encoded by the coding sequence ATGCAGGACGTACTGCTGCTGAAGAACAAAGTGAACCAGATGCCACTGGAGAGCGTCCGCGCCATGGTCGAGGAACTGCACCTGGAGGGCCTGGTGACCGGCAGCAAGACGCCGTTCACGCGCGTGCACTTCAACACCTGCTTTGCCGAGATCGAGGCCCTGCTGCAACGCGCCGGCTATCACCGCCAACTGGACGTGGTCGGCTACCAGGGCCAGGCCTATGCCCTGTTCGACCCGGCGCGCTGGGAAGCGGTGGAAGTACTGCGCTGGCTGAAGGACTTTGTCGAGGAAGCGCAGATGCAACCCGCTTCCTGA
- a CDS encoding CmpA/NrtA family ABC transporter substrate-binding protein, whose product MHHSTVRRSLLKKTLAGLGCALLLSPLSLQIAHAADPEKEELKLGFIKLTDMAPLAIAYEKGFFEDEGLYVTLEAQANWKVLLDRVITGELDGAHMLAGQPLGATIGFGTKAEVVTAFSMDLNGNGITMSNAVWEEMKKHVPMADGKPVHPIKADALKPVIEQYKAKGKPFNLGMVFPVSTHNYELRYWLAAGGINPGYYAPAKGDITGTLNADALLSVTPPPQMPATLEAGTISGYSVGEPWNQAAVFKGIGVPVITDYEIWKNNPEKVLGVSKAWADANPETHKRLVKALIRAGMWLDANGNANRKEAVEILSRPEYVGADAKVIANSMTGTFEYEKGDKREVPDFNVFFRYNATYPYYSDAIWYLTQMRRWGQIGEAKPDSWYLDIAKQVYLPAVYQSAASELVAEGKAKAEDFPASSEEGFRAPSNEFIDGLTYDGRKPNEYINQFKIGLKPDSVL is encoded by the coding sequence ATGCACCATTCCACCGTCCGTCGCTCCCTGCTGAAAAAGACCCTGGCCGGCCTCGGCTGCGCCCTGCTGCTGTCGCCACTGAGCCTGCAGATCGCCCACGCCGCCGATCCCGAGAAGGAAGAACTCAAGCTCGGCTTCATCAAGCTGACCGACATGGCACCGCTGGCGATTGCCTACGAGAAAGGCTTTTTCGAAGACGAAGGTCTCTACGTCACCCTGGAAGCCCAGGCCAACTGGAAAGTCCTACTGGATCGGGTAATCACCGGCGAACTGGACGGCGCCCACATGCTGGCCGGCCAACCCCTGGGGGCCACCATTGGGTTCGGCACCAAGGCCGAAGTGGTCACCGCCTTCTCCATGGATCTCAACGGCAACGGCATCACCATGTCCAACGCCGTCTGGGAAGAAATGAAGAAGCACGTGCCGATGGCAGACGGCAAGCCGGTGCACCCGATCAAGGCCGATGCACTGAAACCAGTGATCGAGCAGTACAAGGCCAAGGGCAAGCCCTTCAACCTGGGCATGGTCTTCCCGGTCTCTACCCATAACTATGAGCTGCGCTACTGGCTGGCCGCCGGCGGCATCAATCCCGGTTACTACGCCCCGGCCAAGGGCGACATCACCGGCACCCTCAACGCCGATGCCCTGCTCTCGGTCACCCCGCCGCCGCAAATGCCGGCCACCCTCGAAGCCGGCACCATCAGCGGCTACAGCGTGGGCGAACCGTGGAACCAGGCCGCCGTATTCAAGGGCATCGGCGTGCCGGTGATCACCGATTACGAAATCTGGAAGAACAACCCGGAGAAAGTTCTCGGGGTGTCCAAGGCCTGGGCAGACGCCAACCCGGAAACCCACAAACGCCTGGTCAAGGCGCTGATCCGCGCCGGCATGTGGCTGGATGCAAACGGCAACGCCAACCGCAAGGAAGCCGTGGAAATCCTCTCGCGGCCGGAATACGTCGGCGCCGACGCCAAGGTGATCGCCAACTCGATGACCGGCACCTTCGAGTACGAGAAGGGTGACAAGCGCGAAGTACCGGACTTCAACGTGTTCTTCCGCTACAACGCCACCTACCCCTACTACTCGGACGCCATCTGGTACCTGACCCAGATGCGCCGCTGGGGCCAGATCGGCGAAGCCAAGCCGGACAGCTGGTACCTCGATATCGCCAAGCAGGTCTACCTGCCGGCGGTTTACCAGAGTGCCGCCAGCGAACTGGTCGCCGAAGGCAAGGCCAAGGCCGAAGACTTCCCGGCCAGCAGTGAAGAAGGCTTCCGTGCGCCGAGCAACGAGTTCATCGATGGCCTGACCTACGACGGGCGCAAACCGAACGAGTACATCAACCAATTCAAGATTGGCCTGAAACCCGACTCCGTTCTGTAA
- a CDS encoding ABC transporter permease, which produces MSNPAVAQPIQDTLKSARSAALKKWLPTVLMPLIGILAFLLFWQLAAGSIDTSLGKFPGPTQVASQFSSLVGEHLREADKADAFYERQEKRNAEKLAKDPEAQVSIRPYTGKPTFFKQIFTSLYTVMTGFVIASLVAIPLGIVCGLSKPIYNAVNPLIQVFKPVSPLAWLPLVTMVVSAVYTSNDPLFAKSFITSAITVALCCLWPTVINTTVGVANLDKDLQNVSRVLSLSPLSHVRRIVLPAAMPMIFTGLRLSLATGWMVLIAAEMLAQNPGLGKFIWDEFQNGSSNSLGRIMVAVIVIGLIGFVLDRLMLMLQRHASWDKNADLR; this is translated from the coding sequence ATGAGCAACCCCGCCGTCGCCCAGCCTATCCAAGACACCCTTAAATCCGCCCGCAGCGCTGCTCTCAAAAAGTGGCTGCCCACTGTACTGATGCCGCTGATCGGTATCCTCGCTTTCCTGCTGTTCTGGCAGTTGGCTGCCGGCAGCATCGATACCAGCCTCGGCAAGTTCCCCGGCCCCACCCAGGTGGCCAGCCAATTCAGCAGCCTGGTCGGAGAGCACCTGCGTGAAGCGGACAAGGCCGATGCGTTCTATGAGCGCCAGGAAAAGCGCAACGCCGAGAAACTGGCCAAGGATCCCGAAGCCCAGGTCAGCATTCGTCCCTACACCGGCAAGCCGACCTTCTTCAAACAGATATTCACCAGCCTCTACACGGTGATGACCGGTTTCGTCATCGCCTCCCTGGTAGCGATTCCGCTAGGCATCGTCTGCGGCCTGAGCAAACCCATCTACAACGCAGTCAATCCGCTGATCCAGGTGTTCAAGCCAGTCTCACCGCTGGCCTGGCTGCCCCTGGTGACCATGGTGGTCAGCGCCGTGTACACCAGCAACGATCCGTTGTTCGCCAAGTCCTTCATCACCTCGGCGATCACCGTGGCCCTGTGCTGTTTGTGGCCCACCGTGATCAACACCACCGTCGGCGTAGCCAATCTGGACAAGGACCTGCAGAACGTCAGCCGCGTGCTCAGCCTGTCGCCCCTGTCGCATGTGCGCCGAATCGTCCTGCCGGCTGCCATGCCGATGATCTTCACCGGCCTGCGCCTGTCCCTGGCCACCGGCTGGATGGTGCTGATCGCCGCAGAAATGCTGGCGCAGAACCCCGGCCTGGGCAAATTCATCTGGGACGAATTCCAGAACGGCAGCTCCAACTCGCTCGGTCGGATCATGGTGGCGGTGATCGTCATCGGCCTGATCGGCTTCGTCCTCGACCGCCTCATGCTCATGCTCCAGCGTCATGCCAGTTGGGACAAGAACGCCGACCTGCGCTAA
- a CDS encoding ABC transporter ATP-binding protein produces MNNAHLELTGVGISFPTDKGLFCALQNVNLKISKGEFVSLIGHSGCGKSTVLNIVAGLYQATTGGVILDGREVNSPGPERAVVFQNHSLLPWLSSYQNIELAVRQVFQGKKSRSEMRDWIEHNLELVHMTHARDKRPSEISGGMKQRIGIARALAMEPKVLLMDEPFGALDALTRAHLQDSLMEIHAELGNTVIMITHDVDEAVLLSDRIVMMSNGPAATIGDILHVELERPRERMALAHDPRYHEYRAAVLEFLYQRQQRPAA; encoded by the coding sequence ATGAACAATGCACACCTCGAACTGACCGGCGTCGGCATCAGCTTTCCCACCGACAAGGGCCTGTTCTGCGCCCTGCAGAACGTCAACCTGAAGATCAGCAAAGGCGAGTTCGTCTCGCTGATCGGCCACTCCGGCTGCGGCAAGTCGACCGTACTGAACATCGTCGCCGGCCTCTACCAGGCCACTACCGGCGGGGTGATCCTCGACGGCCGCGAGGTCAACTCGCCCGGCCCGGAACGCGCGGTGGTCTTCCAGAACCACAGCCTGCTGCCCTGGCTGAGCAGCTACCAGAACATCGAACTGGCCGTGCGCCAGGTGTTCCAGGGCAAGAAATCGCGCAGCGAGATGCGCGACTGGATCGAGCACAACCTCGAGTTGGTGCACATGACCCACGCCCGCGACAAACGCCCCAGCGAGATTTCCGGCGGCATGAAACAGCGCATCGGCATCGCCCGCGCCCTGGCCATGGAACCCAAGGTACTGCTGATGGACGAGCCGTTCGGCGCCCTCGACGCGTTGACCCGCGCCCACCTGCAGGACTCGCTGATGGAGATCCATGCCGAACTGGGCAACACGGTGATCATGATCACCCACGATGTCGACGAGGCAGTGCTGCTGTCCGACCGCATCGTGATGATGAGCAACGGCCCGGCGGCGACCATCGGCGATATCCTCCACGTCGAACTGGAGCGCCCCCGCGAACGCATGGCGCTGGCCCATGATCCGCGCTACCACGAATACCGCGCGGCGGTGCTGGAGTTCCTCTACCAGCGCCAGCAGCGCCCTGCTGCCTAG
- a CDS encoding MAPEG family protein, which yields MPYSVYIAAILSLLLIALSLNITRLRMRHQIAFGDGGKSDLLKAVRAHGNSLEQSVLFIVLLYLGETSGQISPALTAALGFAFIMLRLLYCAGLFARLLLLRQASHGLTVLVQLAVSVLLLLP from the coding sequence ATGCCCTACAGCGTCTATATCGCCGCGATCCTGTCTCTGCTGCTGATCGCCCTGTCACTCAACATCACCCGTCTGCGCATGCGTCATCAGATCGCCTTCGGCGACGGTGGCAAGAGCGACCTGCTCAAGGCCGTGCGTGCCCATGGCAACAGCCTGGAACAGTCGGTGCTGTTCATCGTCCTGCTCTACCTGGGGGAAACCAGTGGACAGATCAGCCCGGCGCTGACCGCAGCCCTCGGCTTCGCCTTCATCATGCTGCGCCTGCTCTACTGCGCCGGCCTGTTCGCCCGTCTGCTCCTGCTGCGCCAGGCCAGCCATGGCCTGACCGTGCTGGTACAACTGGCCGTCAGCGTGCTCCTGCTGCTGCCGTAA
- a CDS encoding LysR family transcriptional regulator codes for MRLEMKHLRLVRSISQTGNLTRAAEALFISQPALSKQLAELEERLGLALFQRTQKAMLPTEAGLAFDDHAQRILGDVAVLEEHLERFARGDSGRLRLAIDRMHLSDWLADFLQEFRRRFPQIEVQVKQVPNLLDSLLAHDCDIAILGETSAASGVNWLALNRDEIVAILPPNHALGTKPWLEASDLAGADLLYHFKLEQSLLYRRYLHPQRIELGSLQHIQDIATIIALVRAGLGISLLPRRQLQGDESGLLVRPVGASGMAFRWQAAVASDERRPFVQGALQLLQAQLYQPAGLTSAVPPANP; via the coding sequence GTGCGCCTGGAAATGAAACACCTGCGCCTGGTGCGCAGCATCAGCCAGACCGGCAACCTGACTCGCGCCGCCGAGGCGCTGTTCATCTCGCAACCGGCATTGAGCAAGCAACTGGCCGAACTGGAAGAACGCCTGGGCCTGGCCCTGTTCCAGCGTACGCAGAAGGCCATGCTGCCGACCGAGGCCGGCCTGGCCTTCGATGACCACGCCCAGCGCATTCTCGGCGACGTGGCGGTGCTGGAGGAGCATCTGGAGCGTTTTGCTCGCGGCGACTCCGGACGCCTGCGCCTGGCCATCGACCGCATGCACCTGAGCGACTGGCTGGCGGACTTCCTGCAAGAATTCCGCCGACGCTTCCCGCAGATCGAGGTGCAGGTCAAACAGGTGCCCAACCTGCTCGACAGCCTGCTAGCCCACGACTGCGATATCGCCATCCTCGGCGAAACCAGCGCGGCCAGCGGGGTCAACTGGCTGGCACTGAATCGTGACGAGATAGTCGCCATCCTGCCGCCGAACCATGCCCTAGGTACCAAACCCTGGCTGGAGGCCAGCGACCTGGCCGGAGCCGACCTGCTCTACCACTTCAAGCTGGAGCAGTCCTTGCTCTATCGCCGCTACCTGCACCCGCAGCGCATCGAGCTGGGCTCGCTGCAGCATATCCAGGACATCGCCACGATCATCGCCCTGGTGCGCGCCGGCCTGGGCATCAGCCTGCTGCCCCGGCGCCAGTTACAGGGTGACGAAAGTGGCTTGCTGGTCCGGCCGGTGGGCGCCAGCGGCATGGCCTTCCGCTGGCAAGCCGCCGTGGCCAGCGACGAACGCCGGCCCTTCGTGCAAGGCGCGCTGCAGTTGTTGCAGGCGCAGCTGTATCAGCCTGCCGGCCTCACGTCGGCAGTTCCACCAGCCAACCCTTGA
- a CDS encoding alpha/beta fold hydrolase: MVDALQFSNSQFTCPVTCYPARQAQRTVIVLPALGVTARKYAMLAQVLVGAGYNVLTTDWPGQGESLPRPGWRFNYGYRQLVEEFLPKLLLVAQRHFPDTQPVLLGHSLGGHIATLYAAANPASRVPVVGVACGNIHYRHWTGLGRLLTPSVALLCNLLASTFGHLPGKRIGFGGHEPRRLMRDWGRVAFSGNYRHLGLSLAPPSHSRVNSLYIQIADDNFAPLASTRGLAELIQAEPRIEQLASPRPPHENPHSAWLKAPQGVVACVKGWLVELPT, encoded by the coding sequence ATGGTCGATGCCCTGCAGTTTTCCAACAGCCAGTTCACCTGCCCGGTCACCTGTTATCCGGCGCGGCAGGCCCAGCGCACGGTGATCGTCCTGCCGGCCCTTGGGGTCACGGCGCGCAAATACGCGATGCTGGCCCAGGTGCTGGTGGGCGCCGGCTACAACGTGCTGACCACCGACTGGCCAGGGCAGGGGGAAAGCCTGCCGCGGCCTGGCTGGCGCTTCAATTATGGCTATCGGCAACTGGTCGAGGAGTTCCTGCCCAAGTTGCTGCTGGTGGCCCAGCGGCATTTTCCCGATACCCAGCCGGTGCTGCTGGGGCATAGCCTCGGTGGGCATATCGCCACCCTGTATGCCGCGGCCAATCCCGCCAGTCGGGTGCCGGTGGTGGGCGTGGCCTGCGGCAATATCCACTACCGCCACTGGACGGGCCTGGGGCGTTTGCTCACACCCAGCGTGGCACTCCTGTGCAACCTGCTGGCCAGCACGTTCGGCCATCTGCCGGGCAAGCGCATCGGCTTCGGCGGCCATGAGCCGCGGCGGCTGATGCGCGACTGGGGACGGGTGGCGTTCAGTGGCAATTATCGCCACCTCGGCCTGTCACTGGCGCCACCCAGCCACAGTCGGGTGAACTCGCTGTATATCCAGATCGCCGACGACAACTTCGCCCCGCTGGCCTCGACCCGTGGCCTGGCCGAGCTGATTCAGGCTGAACCCCGTATCGAGCAGCTGGCGTCACCGCGCCCGCCCCATGAGAACCCACACAGCGCCTGGTTGAAGGCGCCGCAGGGCGTGGTGGCGTGCGTCAAGGGTTGGCTGGTGGAACTGCCGACGTGA
- a CDS encoding response regulator, translated as MNQPIRILFVDDEERILRSLALQFRRDYEVLTESDPRRALERLRHEQVQVIVSDQRMPQMSGAELLAQARELQPDAMRILLTGYSDLEAAMEALNSGGIFRYLTKPWDPQEMAFTLRQAAQLAQHRQALPPLPLQAAPAISLNLLLLDEAEETFDCVGAFCMTGGHRLLRAASLSEALQVLNNERVDLLVSDLRLAGEDTAPLLKSLAQAHPKLLSLVVTPFCDTQALLKLINEAQIFRYLPKPIRRGLFDKGLRAAAEQALIYRAQPQQVVTRLAEVPREQPERERVGSLLGMLGRLRERLSA; from the coding sequence ATGAACCAACCGATCCGCATCCTCTTCGTCGACGACGAGGAGCGCATCCTGCGCAGCCTGGCCCTGCAGTTTCGCCGTGACTACGAGGTGCTCACCGAGAGCGACCCGCGCCGCGCCCTGGAACGCCTGCGCCATGAGCAGGTGCAGGTGATCGTCAGCGACCAGCGCATGCCGCAGATGAGTGGCGCCGAGCTGCTGGCCCAGGCCCGCGAGCTGCAGCCGGACGCCATGCGCATCCTGCTGACCGGCTATTCCGACCTGGAGGCGGCGATGGAGGCGCTCAATAGCGGCGGCATCTTCCGTTACCTGACCAAGCCCTGGGACCCGCAGGAGATGGCCTTCACCCTGCGCCAGGCGGCACAGTTGGCGCAACACCGGCAAGCCCTGCCACCACTGCCGCTGCAAGCGGCGCCAGCGATCAGTCTTAACCTGCTGTTACTCGACGAGGCCGAAGAAACTTTCGACTGCGTGGGCGCCTTCTGCATGACCGGCGGCCATCGTCTGCTGCGCGCCGCCAGCCTGAGCGAGGCGTTGCAGGTGCTTAACAACGAGCGGGTCGATCTGCTGGTCAGCGACCTGCGCTTGGCCGGCGAAGACACCGCACCGCTGCTCAAGAGCCTGGCCCAGGCCCATCCGAAGTTGCTCAGCCTGGTGGTGACGCCGTTCTGCGATACCCAGGCGCTGCTCAAGCTGATCAACGAAGCGCAGATCTTCCGCTACCTGCCCAAACCGATCCGCCGCGGCCTGTTCGATAAGGGCCTGCGCGCCGCAGCCGAGCAGGCGCTGATCTACCGCGCGCAGCCGCAGCAGGTGGTCACGCGCCTGGCCGAGGTGCCACGCGAACAGCCCGAGCGGGAGCGGGTTGGCAGTCTGCTGGGCATGCTCGGCCGTCTGCGTGAGCGGCTCAGCGCGTGA